A genome region from Pygocentrus nattereri isolate fPygNat1 chromosome 10, fPygNat1.pri, whole genome shotgun sequence includes the following:
- the LOC108425673 gene encoding SERTA domain-containing protein 2-like, which produces MCNSVRCNTSFLEEVMVENKDGQSWSSVDCYVHERELVLSLCLDKLQGSQVPSLHRSVLLANTMRHIQREMTQEGPPENLCSRQISQSQMAMPLRTSESQLQPPDCIPTLSDMDRGGVDLTCSRCAEEVEIEMDVSFFPSGFITSSTSTPFTDKVFTDSLIGLMSLPEAGNTQGYLTDLALDDIFDDIDTSMYDSSEMSSFMTCVFCSVSHLFGGDEETKDLPDCPSASSMQCSPTDLNDIMEVLVGLV; this is translated from the coding sequence ATGTGCAACAGTGTCAGGTGTAACACCAGTTTCTTGGAGGAGGTGATGGTGGAAAACAAAGATGGCCAGAGCTGGAGCTCAGTTGACTGTTATGTGCATGAGAGGGAGCTGGTGCTCAGCCTGTGCCTGGATAAGCTGCAGGGCAGCCAGGTGCCCAGCCTCCATCGCTCTGTTCTCCTAGCCAACACCATGAGACACATCCAGAGGGAGATGACCCAGGAAGGCCCACCAGAAAATCTCTGCAGCAGACAAATATCCCAGTCTCAGATGGCCATGCCCCTTCGTACATCTGAATCTCAGCTCCAGCCTCCTGATTGCATCCCCACCTTGAGTGACATGGACCGAGGGGGTGTAGATCTGACCTGTTCCAGGTGTGCAGAGGAGGTAGAAATTGAGATGGATGTGTCCTTCTTTCCCTCTGGTTTTATCACTTCTTCAACTTCCACTCCTTTCACGGACAAAGTCTTTACAGACAGTTTGATTGGTCTGATGTCCCTTCCTGAAGCAGGGAACACTCAGGGCTATCTGACTGACCTGGCCTTAGATGATATCTTTGATGACATTGACACATCCATGTATGATTCTTCAGAAATGTCCTCTTTCATGACCtgtgtgttctgcagtgtgAGCCACTTGTTTGGTGGAGATGAGGAAACCAAAGATCTCCCAGATTGTCCCTCAGCAAGCTCTATGCAGTGCAGCCCCACAGACCTAAATGACATAATGGAAGTATTAGTGGGCTTGGTTTAA